A genomic stretch from Solanum stenotomum isolate F172 chromosome 8, ASM1918654v1, whole genome shotgun sequence includes:
- the LOC125872211 gene encoding uncharacterized protein LOC125872211: protein METEYCVSQFHPSIAKTASISLSSFGSGGPFSFDSFSQKWNSKKKKEPFPEEKSSNKNEVMGNEWLETGNCPIAKSYRAVSGVLPIVASTFQLPPGMKLKCPPAVVAVRAALAKTVFVKTIPLFSKMLVIGALGMAANIPLGIWREHTDKFSLSWFTAVHAAVPFIAMLRKSVVMPKTAMALTIAAAVLGQVIGSRAERLRQQHIQCSPTIERVTDIKYQ from the coding sequence ATGGAAACAGAGTACTGTGTTTCTCAATTTCATCCTTCAATTGCAAAAACAGCCTCGATAAGTTTATCATCATTCGGATCAGGAGGTCCATTTAGTTTTGATTCATTCTCTCAGAAATGGAattcgaagaagaagaaagaacctTTTCCTGAGGAAAAATCATCGAATAAGAACGAGGTAATGGGGAATGAGTGGTTAGAAACAGGGAATTGTCCTATCGCGAAATCATATAGAGCTGTTAGCGGAGTTCTCCCAATTGTGGCATCAACTTTTCAGTTACCTCCTGGAATGAAACTCAAATGCCCACCTGCAGTTGTTGCAGTCAGGGCTGCCCTGGCTAAGACTGTTTTTGTGAAGACTATACCATTATTTTCGAAGATGTTAGTTATTGGTGCATTGGGAATGGCAGCTAATATTCCATTAGGGATATGGAGAGAACACACTGACAAGTTCTCATTATCATGGTTTACTGCAGTTCATGCTGCTGTTCCTTTCATAGCTATGTTGAGGAAATCAGTTGTGATGCCTAAAACAGCTATGGCATTAACTATTGCTGCTGCTGTATTGGGACAGGTCATTGGCTCAAGAGCAGAGAGACTTCgacaacaacatattcagtgtaGTCCAACAATCGAAAGAGTAACTGACATCAAGTATCAATAA